The proteins below come from a single Larimichthys crocea isolate SSNF chromosome XIV, L_crocea_2.0, whole genome shotgun sequence genomic window:
- the LOC104938802 gene encoding zinc finger protein 2 homolog — translation MSRGDALRGLVTDRLAAASREILAGVDRIVAGYEEEAAGFRREIARQRRQLERLLQPRAALRKTGVKRGRSLGSEEGGEEDDEEEEEEEEEDGTPEPPEKLQESTNQTPPRGQCKKKKKKPGRPQISEPQNHVDLRIRFLEDAQTDVVSNSILKKCPALKLKCYRELQESDFVDLLKSTFSQLSGDDKPFDILTSDKRRRLQPLELKTLTPAEIHSSINSIGSGTSTLYIRLKTQKQPEDPVSTASDERHQASDLVQEGEGSRVGFMSGSSTSQPQDVETEDAHEPTEDFVACSTAESKVDGEANDSGDDWKRDKSDGELKESDSELQLKTTKKQKRRSGVKAAETKPENSDNVFSCKVCGALHESEVTLIKHVWSHMDDPGDLCGMCGDLSESVETLKDHLLSHHKTDDCHICGESFLNVLNLNEHVAAHSGERPHQCDVCHEAFALKESLENHQKLHKADKVHRCYTCHKVFELKEQLKVHCRIHANKKTHLCGVCGKSLSDYRSLSRHKMTHTGERPHSCLICGRRFKLLGTLRQHEKIHTDRERSYLCDVCCKMFLTSKQLQIHMRTHTNEKPYHCGECGKGFTTKGALTIHMRVHTGETPYRCPDCGWCFKRKINLDNHVTVHSGYKPFVCGICGKACARKTYLTVHMRTHNGERPYKCTLCDKAFTQSHCLKTHMKSHLVAEAAT, via the exons GCGGGGGCTCGTCACCGACAGGCTCGCCGCCGCCTCGCGGGAAATCTTGGCGGGCGTGGACAGAATCGTGGCCGGATatgaggaggaggcggcgggcTTCAGGCGGGAGATCGCCCGGCAGAGGAGGCAGCTGGAGCGGCTGCTGCAGCCGAGGGCCGCCCTCAGGAAGACAG GTGTGAAGCGCGGCAGGAGCCTCGGCTCGGAAGAGGGAGgtgaagaagatgatgaggaggaagaggaggaggaggaagaggacgggACTCCTGAACCACCAGAGAAGCTGCAAGAGTCAACGAATCAAACGCCACCAAG AGGCCagtgtaagaagaagaagaagaagcccgGCAGACCTCAGATCAGTGAGCCACAGAACCATGTCGACCTCAGGATCCGGTTCCTGGAGGACGCACAGACCGACGTGGTCTCAAACAGCA TTCTTAAAAAATGTCCGGCGCTGAAGCTGAAGTGTTATCGAGAACTGCAGGAGTCAGACTTTGTGGACCTGCTGAAGTCCACCTTCTCTCAGCTCTCCGGAGACGACAAACCTTTTGACATCTTAACGTCAGACAAAAGACGAAGGTTACAGCCTCTGGAGCTGAAGACGCTGACACCAGCCGAGATCCACAGTAGCATCAACAGCATCGGATCGGGGACGTCGACGCTGTACATCAGACTGAAg acacaaaaacaacctgAAGACCCTGTGTCCACCGCGTCTGATGAAAGACATCAAGCGAG TGACCTTGTTCAGGAAGGCGAAGGTAGCAGAGTTGGATTTATGTCTGGAAGCTCAACATCGCAACCACAAGATGTAGAAACAGAAGATGCTCATGAACCAACTGAGGACTTTGTGGCCTGCTCTACAGCTGAAAGTAAAGTGGACGGTGAGGCGAATGACAGCGGCGATGATTGGAAACGAGACAAGAGTGACGGGGAGCTGAAAGAAAGTGACTCTGAACTACAGTTGAAGacgacaaagaaacaaaaaagacgGTCTGGTGTCAAGGCCGCTGAAACAAAGCCTGAGAACAGTGACAATGTTTTTTCCTGTAAAGTGTGCGGAGCTCTGCATGAATCAGAAGTCACGCTTATCAAACACGTCTGGAGTCACATGGACGACCCAGGAGATCTTTGTGGCATGTGCGGAGACCTCTCCGAGTCCGTGGAGACGTTGAAGGATCATCTTCTGAGTCACCACAAAACTGACGACTGTCACATTTGTGGAGAGTCTTTCCTCAATGTCCTCAACCTCAATGAGCATGTGGCTGCCCACTCAGGGGAAAGACCGCACCAATGTGATGTTTGCCATGAGGCCTTCGCATTGAAGGAGTCCCTGGAGAATCACCAGAAACTCCACAAGGCCGATAAGGTGCACCGTTGCTACACTTGCCATAAAGTGTTTGAACTGAAAGAACAGTTAAAAGTTCACTGCAGGATTCACGCCAACAAAAAAACGCACCTCTGCGGCGTGTGCGGTAAATCCCTCAGCGACTACAGATCTTTATCCCGTCACAAGATGACCCACACGGGGGAAAGACCTCACAGCTGTCTGATTTGCGGGAGACGTTTCAAACTTCTCGGCACACTGAGACAACACGAGAAgattcacacagacagagagaggtcgTACCTCTGCGACGTTTGCTGCAAAATGTTCCTGACGAGCAAGCAGCTGCAGATCCACATGAGAACTCACACCAACGAGAAGCCGTACCACTGCGGCGAATGCGGTAAAGGGTTCACCACCAAAGGAGCTTTGACGATTCACATGCGGGTCCACACCGGAGAGACACCGTACCGCTGCCCGGACTGTGGCTGGTGCTTCAAACGAAAGATTAATCTGGACAACCACGTGACGGTCCACTCGGGCTACAAACCATTTGTTTGTGGGATTTGTGGGAAAGCATGCGCTCGCAAAACCTACTTGACAGTCCACATGAGGACCCACAATGGCGAGAGACCATACAAGTGTACCCTCTGTGACAAAGCCTTTACTCAGAGCCActgtctgaaaacacacatgaagaGCCACCTGGTGGCAGAAGCTGCGACGTGA